Proteins encoded by one window of Lathyrus oleraceus cultivar Zhongwan6 chromosome 1, CAAS_Psat_ZW6_1.0, whole genome shotgun sequence:
- the LOC127123815 gene encoding serine/threonine protein phosphatase 2A 57 kDa regulatory subunit B' theta isoform: MIKQLLNKLPKKVSKTVENNEGGGTSTSSSTASNSMRSSYGNSTVSGVDSNSSVGLNHGDVLVQAVNSKLNLNGSLLASYEALPSFRDVQNSEKPNLFIRKLQMCCVVFDYTDPSKNVREKEIKRQMLVELVDYVTSANSKFTDVMMQEIVKTVSVNLFRTLTTPPRENKILEAFDMDEEEPSMDPAWPYLQIVYELLLRFVTSPETDAKLAKRYVDHSFVLRLLDLFDSEDPRERDYLKTVLHRIYGKFMVHRPFIRKAINNIFYRFIFETEKHNGIAELLEILGSIINGFALPLKEEHKLFLLRALIPLHKPKCIPMYHQQLSYCITQFVEKDCKLADTVIRGLLKYWPITNSSKEVMFLGELEEVLDATQPAEFQKCMVLLFRQIRRCLSSSHFQVAERALFLWNSDHIQNLIKQNNKVILPIVLPALEQNARNHWNQAVRSLTINVSKIFSDFDPAFYEECMIKFREDEAQENDVKSKCEARWKRLEEMGGMKAPTNEPVLVSPKAASRYATPGKASRTQLE, from the exons ATGATCAAGCAGTTATTAAATAAGCTCCCTAAGAAAGTATCGAAAACGGTGGAAAATAATGAAGGAGGTGGAACATCAACTTCTTCTTCGACAGCCTCAAACAGTATGAGAAGTAGTTATGGAAACTCAACGGTTTCAGGTGTTGATTCCAATTCGAGCGTTGGACTAAATCACGGCGACGTGCTTGTACAAGCAGTGAACTCGAAACTGAATCTGAATGGTAGTTTATTGGCTTCTTATGAAGCCTTGCCGAGTTTTCGTGATGTTCAGAATTCAGAGAAGCCGAATTTGTTTATAAGAAAGTTGCAAATGTGCTGCGTTGTATTTGACTATACCGACCCTTCGAAGAACGTTAGAGAAAAGGAGATTAAGCGACAGATGCTAGTTGAACTTGTGGATTATGTTACTTCAGCTAACAGCAAGTTTACGGATGTTATGATGCAAGAAATCGTTAAAACGGTGTCGGTAAATTTGTTCCGGACGTTGACTACTCCGCCGCGCGAGAACAAGATTCTTGAAGCCTTTGATATGGACGAGGAAGAGCCTTCGATGGACCCTGCATGGCCTTACTTGCAAATTGTGTACGAACTTCTTCTTAGGTTTGTCACGTCGCCCGAGACCGATGCAAAGTTAGCGAAAAGATATGTTGATCATTCATTTGTTCTCAGATTGTTAGACCTTTTTGATTCAGAGGATCCCAGAGAGCGCGATTACTTGAAGACGGTTCTTCATCGAATATACGGGAAATTTATGGTTCATCGACCGTTCATCAGAAAAGCAATCAACAATATATTCTACCGTTTCATTTTTGAAACCGAGAAACACAACGGTATTGCAGAACTGTTGGAAATTTTGGGAAGTATAATCAACGGATTCGCTCTTCCGTTGAAAGAAGAGCACAAGCTGTTTCTTCTTCGAGCTCTTATTCCTCTTCATAAACCGAAATGCATACCGATGTATCACCAGCAGTTATCTTACTGCATCACACAGTTTGTAGAAAAAGACTGCAAGCTTGCCGATACCGTTATACGCGGATTATTGAAATACTGGCCGATAACAAATAGTTCTAAGGAGGTTATGTTCTTAGGAGAGCTGGAAGAAGTCTTGGATGCAACACAACCTGCAGAGTTTCAGAAATGTATGGTACTCTTGTTTCGCCAAATAAGACGTTGCTTGAGCAGTTCACATTTCCAG GTAGCAGAGAGGGCATTGTTCTTATGGAACAGTGATCACATTCAGAACTTGATCAAACAGAACAACAAAGTCATACTTCCCATAGTCTTACCTGCTTTGGAGCAAAATGCACGGAACCACTGGAACCAAGCCGTCCGAAGCTTGACAATAAACGTCAGCAAGATCTTCTCGGACTTTGATCCTGCATTCTACGAAGAATGCATGATCAAATTCCGAGAAGATGAAGCGCAAGAGAATGATGTGAAGTCAAAATGTGAAGCCAGATGGAAGCGATTGGAAGAAATGGGAGGCATGAAAGCTCCAACCAATGAACCGGTTTTGGTTTCTCCGAAAGCTGCGTCCCGTTACGCAACTCCCGGTAAGGCAAGTAGGACTCAATTGGAATGA
- the LOC127123825 gene encoding lysine histidine transporter 1, translating into MVEMHEMVPGKRFDRYHELGQHAFGKKLGLYIVVPQQLVVEVATNIVYMVTGGTSLKKFHDSVCPSCKNIKLTYFIMIFASVHFVLSHLPDFNSISGVSLAAAVMSFSYSTISWAASIDKGVQKNVEYGYKSHSTAGTVFDFFNALGTVAFAYAGHNVVLEIQATIPSSPEKPSKVPMWRGVVVAYIVVALCYFPVAFIGYWIFGNDVNGDILISLEKPVWLIAMANMFVVIHVIGSYQIYAMPVFDMIETLLVKKMKFEPTTPLRFIVRNVYVALTMFIAITFPFFDGLLGFFGGFAFAPTTYFLPCIMWLIIYKPRKFGLSWWTNWICIVLGLCLMILSPIGGLRTIIIQAKTYKFYS; encoded by the exons ATGGTTGAGATGCATGAAATGGTTCCAGGGAAACGTTTTGATAGATACCATGAATTGGGCCAACATGCATTTGGAAAAAAACTAGGTCTTTATATTGTGGTGCCTCAACAACTTGTGGTAGAAGTTGCGACCAACATTGTTTACATGGTCACCGGAGGAACATCATTGAAAAAATTTCATGATAGTGTGTGTCCAAGTTGCAAAAATATAAAACTGACCTATTTCATTATGATATTTGCGTCTGTTCATTTTGTGCTGTCTCATCTCCCTGATTTCAACTCCATTTCTGGTGTCTCATTGGCTGCAGCAGTCATGTCTTTCAG TTACTCTACGATTTCTTGGGCCGCAAGTATAGATAAAGGAGTTCAAAAAAATGTAGAATATGGATACAAGTCACATAGTACAGCAGGAACAGTGTTTGATTTCTTTAACGCACTTGGTACTGTTGCTTTTGCTTATGCTGGACACAATGTGGTGTTGGAAATCCAAGCAACAATTCCATCATCACCTGAAAAACCATCCAAGGTTCCAATGTGGAGAGGAGTTGTTGTTGCCTATATTGTTGTGGCTTTATGCTACTTTCCAGTTGCTTTTATTGGTTATTGGATATTTGGAAATGACGTCAATGGTGATATTCTCATCTCTTTGGAGAAACCAGTTTGGCTTATTGCAATGGCGAATATGTTTGTTGTTATTCATGTAATTGGAAGTTATCAG ATTTATGCTATGCCAGTGTTTGATATGATTGAAACTTTATTGGtgaagaaaatgaaatttgagCCAACTACACCGCTTCGATTTATCGTGCGTAATGTGTATGTTG caCTCACAATGTTCATTGCAATTACATTTCCTTTTTTCGACGGTCTTCTAGGATTTTTCGGAGGATTTGCTTTTGCTCCAACAACATATTTT CTTCCTTGTATCATGTGGCTCATAATCTACAAACCAAGGAAATTTGGCTTGTCATGGTGGACTAATTGG ATATGCATTGTGCTTGGTCTATGTTTAATGATTTTATCACCTATTGGTGGATTGAGGACAATCATAATTCAAGCTAAGACTTATAAGTTTTACTCATAA